atttaatttagtttagttttaacGTCTGTGGTCTAGCTCAGAAATGTTATACGAAACGTAGGCCCACGTACGTATGTTACCCAAGTAGATAgtagtataattaaattttagtactacaattaaatttaagaGATCTAGAGTTTGatgtatttaattaacaaGATTAAGTTAAAGTAGGTAGTAATTAAAACGTggttatataattattacatttattgcattaataataatagcctGATATAAACACTTCATAATGGTAAGTTGTGAAGTTTAACTAACTAGCTATAGCTTAGTTAACTTACTTTTACTATGTCGAATCTGCGTTAGTAGATTAATCGTTATCCGTAAATCGTTAAAATGAATACTTAACTAAATTTCAGTAAGCTAAGCGGTTTAGGTTTCTCGGttttagggtgcttacatagagaatcgggatccctgtatctacctgtaccggtaacctgattatgcgaaagcgctcactcacggagcatttccaggatttttaaatgtcatgagcgctttcgcataatcaggttacccgATTCTTAGCACCCTCAGGCAAGAAGGCGGTCGAGTTAAGGTAATCGTCCACCTTTCGGTATCGTTTATATCAGACCAGAcaaagtggacgcacttgtgtgaatttctataaaaataatacctaatgaatgcgatgcgtccgttgcgtgcTAACGCTATTAGAGACCTATTAGAGAACTATTAGGGACCCACTGCGCGCTGAGCCTTTTTTGCtctcttattttgaatatgGATGTACCATAAACAACgaccaaaataaataagccATAGTGAATAGACTCCAAACTTTTTTCTTAAATCAACATCACGTaaccttaaaataaattcttgtGACAGTATGGAGCAGTCATCCTATTTATTTAGAGATACAAGAAACTATAGAAACATATTCACAAGAATCATGGAAAAACGGACCATGGCAAATTCCAATATGTCCATTGATAGCCTCGAAATATCTCAAGACCTCGTAGTGAGTAAAACAAAACCGGTGCAGTTACAAGAAGAGCCTACTGAAACTATTTTGGTACCATTCTACGAGAACGATGTCCTCATAAAAATCCCAAAAAAGAACAAACCAAAACAACATGCCTTGAAAAACAGTAATAAATGTGAAAATTCCAAATATGCCCCAGAATCAGTGTCGTATCTCGTcaacagaaacaaaaacaaaagaccTTCATACTTGGAGATGTTTCAGAAGCAATTACACCGCAATGCTCCGAGGAAAGAAGAACCTGACATACGGTCCATATCTCCAGAGTTTGGTGACACTGATATAGGAAGCGTTAGTGAGTGTGCTAATAGTTCAGCCTTAGACTTTTATAACACTGAAGCCTACAACGAAATATACTACGAGAAGCTACTCCACCATGTCGTGGAAAGCTTTGAAAATTCTCTAGACGATGGTGAAGTTACTAGCAAATCGCTTGAAATGAATAATCTAAAAAGTGTGTCTGAAGTAACACCACCGCCGAGAAGGGCAAGACGGACGACGGTGCTGCCCATCCAATACGTGAAACTAGGAGGTCTAGGACCAGATATGGAGCAAATAAAGCCAAGATTAGAACGAGCAAGGAGTCTGCAAAGGTATTCGGAGAAAGTGCGAATGGAGAATCGGCTAAAGATATACAAATTGACACTAGAAGAGGAGGAGAAAAGAAAAGCAGAACGAGATACTCCTCGGAAACGGATTGAAGCAAAACCGAAAGAAGAAGATAAGAAAGGAAATAATGCGTCTTATCTCATGAACAATCAAAATGCTGCTAAAAAGAAACCCGCAAACAAACCTAAAACTATCTTATCAGCTGTTGAGCCAGTTGTTGATGGGGGAAATGATAAGGCTCCAAAAACGGAAAGCAAAACTATTGTCCTAAAaccaaacacaaaaaataacaaaagtaatgctgaaaaaatatatcaaaaggCTACTGTTACGAAAAGTAAAAACAAATCAATTAATGATGCAAACAGCAAAGGTATAAAGAATAATATAGTAAATAAACttgaaaacaataacatacgaTCAGAATCTCCAATTGATAACTATTTAACATGCATTGAAACAGACAGAAACGGCTCGAGCACTTTAAGAAGTTTAGAAGAGAAACATCGTATGTTTCAAGAACAAGTCAAAGGCTTTACTTTTGGGTGTCGTAATTGAGTGTAcctattgtattttttgtcaGGTCCCTCTCCAATTTCGAGTGTATGAATAAATAGTAATTTGTTTACATTGGTTCTTTTGATTAGAATCATGATGAGGACTTATAAAAGTATacactataagtacttagaataaaaatatacccaTTACCTAGCAATAATATCAGCGAAAGAATCGTAAATCTCTTATACCTAACTACCCGAACTATAACTTTAATTCTCAACAAGTTCTCACGCAGAAAACTTACCCGTTACTTTAGCGAACATACACACAGTTAGTAGTACATTATCGAGAATCTGGAACATTATTCCATTACGGCGATGGTATAGCTTCATGGCCATTAGCCCAACAGATCGGAATGTGGTGACGGAATCCAGATGTCTGTCAGGACTAAGATATCTGATGAGGTATTCGTATCTTTAAAGGCAGGTGAAAGTGAGACCACGTTGCTAATTACCTACTCTAAGAAACAGAAAGTGTTGTTGTATCCTCAAGGTTTTAATGACGCCAGCGAAAATAAAACCTACTACTGAGTGACTGTGCAGAAACAGTTTACTTACTTACGGTTTAATTGTGATAAAGAACGACTACTATTTTCTCCTGTAATTAGTATCTAACTAAACTATCTTATATGTCTAATACGTAATAACACAAAAGTACACTCTCTGAGCCATACGAAATAAAAACAGACATAGACACACGTTGAATAGATGTTTAGCGCAGTAAAATATCTTTTGAATGTATCATACACGTATACCCACGGTTCCAGGTACTAATCCTTGGAACCTGGTTTTAGCTTTTATAGGAGTACCACAGAAGTGGTATGACGAGGAAAGCCGAGGCCCATATATTATCAAGAACGAAAGTCTTTTATTCGTCGAAAAAGGGAACTATTT
The sequence above is a segment of the Plutella xylostella chromosome 29, ilPluXylo3.1, whole genome shotgun sequence genome. Coding sequences within it:
- the LOC125490969 gene encoding uncharacterized protein LOC125490969 codes for the protein MEQSSYLFRDTRNYRNIFTRIMEKRTMANSNMSIDSLEISQDLVVSKTKPVQLQEEPTETILVPFYENDVLIKIPKKNKPKQHALKNSNKCENSKYAPESVSYLVNRNKNKRPSYLEMFQKQLHRNAPRKEEPDIRSISPEFGDTDIGSVSECANSSALDFYNTEAYNEIYYEKLLHHVVESFENSLDDGEVTSKSLEMNNLKSVSEVTPPPRRARRTTVLPIQYVKLGGLGPDMEQIKPRLERARSLQRYSEKVRMENRLKIYKLTLEEEEKRKAERDTPRKRIEAKPKEEDKKGNNASYLMNNQNAAKKKPANKPKTILSAVEPVVDGGNDKAPKTESKTIVLKPNTKNNKSNAEKIYQKATVTKSKNKSINDANSKGIKNNIVNKLENNNIRSESPIDNYLTCIETDRNGSSTLRSLEEKHRMFQEQVKGFTFGCRN